A stretch of the Chitiniphilus purpureus genome encodes the following:
- a CDS encoding TraR/DksA C4-type zinc finger protein, with translation MADPSDIASDLEIAARNAAIATESITIKRYRLDCIDCGEDLPPHRVEPGICVDCLTAREHRDKMRRR, from the coding sequence ATGGCCGACCCATCTGACATCGCGTCCGACCTGGAAATTGCAGCGCGCAATGCCGCCATTGCCACCGAGAGCATCACCATCAAGCGGTACCGCCTCGACTGCATCGACTGCGGCGAGGATCTGCCACCCCATCGCGTCGAACCCGGCATCTGCGTCGACTGCCTGACCGCTCGCGAGCATCGCGACAAAATGCGGAGACGGTGA
- a CDS encoding DUF1566 domain-containing protein, translated as MTSPHHHPEYTAGQHIPEQGGWLAGYIVIHGQRYGVINPGAAGELPAQPWGEYGEDIPSAGSVCDGIANTAALVAAGQAQAIAAQQLSIAGFNDWYLPSRDELELLYRAFKPTGDDNACTFRDGENPNSAPVGQAYTEHDPSQTADTAYQHRGAEAFAPARYWASTQYSTCIAWMQDFDDGTQGNDHEGNECRARAVRRFPI; from the coding sequence ATGACCTCCCCGCACCACCATCCCGAATACACCGCAGGTCAACACATCCCCGAACAGGGCGGATGGCTGGCCGGCTACATTGTGATCCACGGTCAGCGCTACGGCGTGATCAACCCTGGTGCGGCGGGCGAACTGCCTGCGCAGCCCTGGGGAGAATACGGTGAGGACATCCCGAGCGCTGGCAGCGTGTGCGATGGCATTGCCAATACTGCCGCCTTGGTCGCAGCCGGCCAGGCACAGGCGATCGCCGCGCAGCAACTGAGCATCGCGGGCTTCAACGACTGGTACCTGCCCAGTCGCGATGAACTGGAGCTGCTCTACCGCGCCTTCAAGCCCACCGGGGATGACAACGCATGCACCTTTCGCGACGGCGAGAACCCCAACAGCGCCCCGGTCGGCCAGGCCTACACCGAGCACGACCCCAGCCAGACTGCCGACACCGCGTATCAGCACCGCGGCGCCGAGGCATTTGCTCCGGCCCGTTATTGGGCCAGTACGCAGTACTCCACCTGCATCGCGTGGATGCAGGACTTCGATGATGGCACCCAGGGCAACGACCACGAGGGCAACGAGTGCCGCGCCCGGGCCGTCCGCAGATTCCCCATTTAG
- a CDS encoding YfdQ family protein, producing the protein MPQAQHAQPETIELAAGGVRAAYPHDLKALLEDVALKPSATTVDATTLQKQQIPVLYVPHNHKAELLPDLEKHLPQPLRKKAHVILNDATSFIWYVKEHGSLASCRIYLQADYPKGKVDFLGVINDHTADEAHWRDHTASFSPAKSIEWQRWLEKNRTAMSQLEFATWIEDNMQDIATVTGMPTAAQMLELALTFEAVSDKKFKSATRIQSGGIDLEYVDREDDATRQRMKMFERFTIGIPAFAAPITEANKPGQDTGEPPARVAYRIDARLKYRIRDGVLQLWYELVRPDKVLEAASQDIVQKIQHEAGFPLLAGSPNLPA; encoded by the coding sequence ATGCCCCAAGCCCAACACGCCCAGCCCGAAACCATCGAGCTGGCTGCCGGCGGCGTGCGCGCCGCCTACCCGCACGACCTGAAAGCGCTGCTGGAGGATGTCGCCCTCAAGCCCAGCGCCACCACCGTCGACGCCACTACGCTGCAAAAGCAGCAGATTCCCGTGCTGTATGTCCCGCACAACCACAAGGCCGAGCTGCTGCCGGATCTGGAAAAGCACCTGCCCCAGCCGCTGCGCAAGAAAGCCCACGTCATCCTGAACGACGCGACCAGCTTCATCTGGTACGTGAAGGAACACGGCTCGCTGGCCAGCTGCCGCATCTACCTGCAGGCCGACTACCCCAAGGGCAAGGTCGATTTCCTGGGCGTGATCAATGACCACACCGCCGATGAGGCGCACTGGCGCGACCACACCGCATCGTTCTCGCCAGCCAAATCGATTGAGTGGCAGCGCTGGCTGGAGAAAAACCGCACGGCGATGAGCCAGTTGGAGTTCGCCACCTGGATCGAGGACAACATGCAGGACATCGCCACGGTGACCGGCATGCCGACAGCTGCGCAGATGCTGGAACTGGCGCTGACCTTCGAGGCGGTGAGCGACAAAAAATTCAAGAGCGCCACCAGGATCCAGTCCGGCGGGATCGACCTGGAATACGTCGACCGCGAAGACGACGCCACGCGCCAGCGCATGAAGATGTTCGAGCGCTTCACCATCGGCATCCCGGCGTTCGCCGCGCCGATCACCGAGGCCAACAAGCCTGGCCAGGACACCGGCGAGCCGCCGGCCCGCGTCGCCTACCGCATTGATGCCCGCCTGAAATACCGCATCCGCGATGGCGTGCTGCAGCTTTGGTACGAGCTGGTGCGACCGGACAAGGTGCTGGAGGCCGCCAGCCAGGACATCGTGCAGAAAATCCAGCACGAAGCCGGCTTCCCGCTGCTCGCCGGTAGCCCGAACCTGCCCGCCTAA
- a CDS encoding YdaS family helix-turn-helix protein, whose translation MDLKTYLLAAKGRGAALAAALGVNQVLISTWAHGKRPVPAGRCPAIERATDGQVRCEELRPDIDWAYLRGTGKG comes from the coding sequence ATGGACCTCAAAACATACCTGCTCGCCGCCAAAGGGCGCGGCGCTGCACTGGCGGCCGCGCTGGGTGTGAATCAAGTACTGATTTCAACCTGGGCGCATGGCAAACGTCCGGTTCCGGCTGGACGGTGCCCAGCGATTGAACGTGCGACAGACGGGCAAGTTCGTTGCGAAGAACTTCGCCCCGATATCGATTGGGCGTACCTGCGCGGTACAGGAAAGGGGTGA
- a CDS encoding phage regulatory CII family protein → MSVRDVIHQLCLQFPGGYDAMAVAVGVSTGAMLRQKVLGHKGARLDIDEALMIQSASDNHQVIEALARECNGQFVYVPAASAVDRVDIGRALSELSIRTGALAQTFSESVRDDELDLIERRALEAGARAVGECAMSFAALCVAVYGNADAQGAGDDGTA, encoded by the coding sequence ATGTCTGTGCGAGATGTGATCCACCAGTTGTGCCTGCAGTTTCCAGGCGGCTATGACGCGATGGCTGTCGCCGTCGGGGTGAGTACCGGCGCCATGCTTCGCCAGAAGGTGCTGGGCCACAAAGGCGCACGGCTGGATATCGACGAAGCACTGATGATCCAGTCGGCCTCGGACAATCACCAGGTGATCGAGGCCCTAGCCCGGGAATGCAATGGCCAGTTCGTCTACGTGCCTGCTGCAAGCGCGGTGGATCGAGTCGATATCGGCAGAGCCCTGAGCGAGCTGAGCATCCGTACGGGGGCATTGGCCCAAACGTTCAGCGAATCCGTGCGGGACGACGAACTCGACCTGATCGAGCGCCGCGCGCTCGAAGCCGGGGCCCGTGCCGTGGGCGAGTGCGCCATGTCGTTTGCCGCGCTGTGTGTTGCGGTGTACGGCAACGCCGACGCCCAAGGGGCTGGCGACGATGGCACGGCCTGA
- a CDS encoding DUF5906 domain-containing protein has product MAWPINYDDVRRQIEAAGIVLRADDLIVGSPRPQRRRVEGDREKRGWYRLFEMPLGSSGETVLVGSYGVWHGDDAGTRKIEISRESAQQFDAGERDAIAARIKADKARAERELAEQHERISARATHYWRQCQNAGSSQYLVSKGLPPGKLYGARLSPSNNLVVPIHDKTGRIWGLQVIYEDPAIKAKKGRGKDFSPAGLKKQGHWFLIGAVAPGGIALLCEGFATGCSLHEATGLPVVVAFDAGNLQDVAKAAAKHYRTRRILVCADDDWVQRCKPCGQYTRVEGLECEHCGQPHTKSNAGVRNARAAALAVDGHWVKPDFPTERPADRKGPTDFNDLHADPAGGLPLVARQIEAALLAMGWSDGGNARVLAHEGGGDDSTGRRRAVSIMDLDDLVQRFLPIDDGTGKHLFDVWTNRIVLQTQATALLHPGVRWDDVKRHPTWQGRGAYYIDQVGFDPSGKDPNVLLNTWRGWPIEAKPGTCELLLATLRYLCGGESNSDEVYDWLLRWMAFPLQNPGAKLNSAVIMHGPQGTGKSCVFQTLARIYGDYATVLNQRGLEDKFNSDWADSKLFLLAEEVVTRAEMWHIKNELKELVTGEWIRVNPKNLPAYRQRNQVNIVYLSNEGQPLPIENDDRRHLVIWTPPSLGQQWYDDVWREIDNGGVAALYHHLLQLDLGDFHPKKRPPMTEAKAELIRVSLPSEQRFLAEWGEGELGLPVCPCIAGDLYAAYLHWCRRNGESRPRPSNQFFNVVHRTPGWDKRKSRVYLNDLGASQPRPVIFPPTQLLQQHRHAQPDGSDLTRWLSDCVQLFSGAVRDPGGYA; this is encoded by the coding sequence ATGGCGTGGCCGATCAACTATGACGATGTCCGCCGCCAGATCGAGGCGGCCGGCATCGTGCTGCGAGCGGACGACCTGATCGTGGGCTCACCGCGCCCACAACGGCGGCGCGTGGAAGGCGATCGCGAAAAGCGCGGGTGGTATCGGCTCTTCGAAATGCCGCTGGGAAGCAGTGGCGAAACCGTCCTTGTCGGCAGCTATGGCGTGTGGCATGGCGACGACGCGGGCACCCGCAAGATCGAGATCAGTCGTGAGAGCGCCCAGCAATTCGATGCCGGGGAACGCGATGCAATCGCCGCGCGGATCAAGGCGGACAAGGCGCGCGCCGAGCGCGAGCTGGCCGAGCAGCATGAGCGGATTTCGGCCAGGGCAACCCACTACTGGCGGCAGTGCCAGAACGCAGGCTCAAGCCAGTACTTGGTATCAAAGGGGCTGCCGCCGGGCAAGCTATACGGTGCACGCCTTTCCCCCAGCAACAACCTGGTCGTGCCCATCCACGACAAGACCGGGCGCATCTGGGGGCTGCAGGTCATCTATGAAGATCCGGCGATCAAGGCCAAAAAGGGTAGGGGCAAGGATTTCAGTCCGGCCGGCCTGAAAAAGCAGGGCCATTGGTTCTTGATCGGCGCAGTTGCGCCTGGCGGCATAGCGCTACTGTGCGAAGGGTTCGCGACCGGCTGCAGCCTGCACGAGGCGACCGGCCTGCCGGTGGTGGTGGCATTCGACGCCGGGAACCTGCAGGACGTTGCCAAGGCGGCGGCCAAACACTACCGCACGCGCCGCATCCTGGTCTGCGCCGATGATGACTGGGTGCAGCGCTGCAAACCCTGTGGGCAGTACACCCGGGTCGAAGGGCTGGAATGCGAGCACTGTGGCCAGCCGCACACCAAGAGCAACGCCGGCGTGCGCAATGCGCGTGCTGCGGCATTGGCGGTCGATGGTCACTGGGTCAAGCCGGATTTCCCGACCGAGCGCCCGGCCGACAGAAAGGGGCCGACAGATTTCAACGACCTGCACGCGGATCCTGCAGGGGGCCTGCCGCTGGTGGCCCGCCAGATCGAGGCCGCCTTGCTGGCAATGGGGTGGTCGGATGGCGGCAACGCGCGTGTTCTCGCCCACGAGGGGGGAGGGGACGACAGCACCGGTCGACGTCGCGCAGTCTCGATCATGGACCTGGACGACCTGGTCCAGCGCTTCCTGCCGATCGACGACGGCACCGGCAAGCACCTGTTCGACGTGTGGACCAACCGCATCGTGCTGCAGACCCAGGCAACGGCACTGCTGCACCCCGGCGTACGGTGGGACGACGTCAAACGCCACCCGACCTGGCAGGGCCGCGGCGCTTACTACATCGACCAGGTCGGATTCGACCCGTCGGGGAAAGACCCGAATGTACTGCTCAACACCTGGCGCGGCTGGCCGATCGAGGCCAAGCCCGGCACGTGCGAGTTGCTGCTCGCCACGCTGCGCTACCTCTGCGGCGGCGAATCCAATAGCGACGAGGTCTATGACTGGCTGCTGCGCTGGATGGCCTTCCCGCTGCAAAACCCTGGGGCCAAGCTCAACAGCGCCGTGATCATGCACGGCCCGCAAGGCACCGGCAAAAGCTGCGTTTTCCAGACCCTGGCCCGGATCTACGGCGACTACGCCACAGTGCTCAATCAGCGTGGGCTGGAAGACAAATTCAACTCCGACTGGGCCGACAGCAAGCTGTTCCTGCTGGCCGAGGAGGTCGTCACCCGCGCCGAAATGTGGCACATCAAAAACGAGCTGAAAGAGCTGGTGACCGGCGAGTGGATCCGGGTCAATCCGAAGAACCTGCCGGCCTATCGGCAGCGCAACCAGGTCAACATCGTCTACCTATCCAACGAGGGGCAGCCGCTGCCGATCGAAAACGACGATCGCCGGCACCTCGTGATCTGGACGCCACCCTCGCTCGGGCAGCAATGGTACGACGACGTGTGGCGCGAGATCGACAACGGTGGCGTCGCCGCGCTCTACCACCACCTGCTCCAGCTTGACCTCGGGGATTTCCACCCGAAGAAGCGCCCGCCAATGACCGAGGCCAAGGCCGAACTGATTCGCGTCAGCCTGCCCAGCGAGCAGCGGTTCCTGGCCGAATGGGGCGAGGGCGAACTGGGTTTGCCGGTCTGCCCCTGTATCGCCGGCGACCTCTATGCCGCCTACCTGCACTGGTGTCGGCGCAACGGCGAATCCCGGCCGCGACCCAGCAACCAGTTTTTCAACGTCGTGCACCGCACCCCCGGATGGGACAAGCGTAAATCCCGCGTCTACCTCAACGACTTGGGCGCGTCGCAACCACGTCCGGTCATTTTCCCGCCGACGCAGCTGCTGCAACAGCATCGCCATGCCCAACCGGACGGCAGCGACCTTACCCGTTGGCTTTCCGACTGCGTGCAGTTGTTCTCCGGCGCAGTTCGCGATCCAGGGGGTTACGCATGA
- a CDS encoding phage terminase large subunit family protein produces MTSLADIQLESAKLAAKQKQDELTAALAGSIALSDLAPITAAARQVMLDLLDRLADRMVEATAGERDETRLHYLMSESARVALMDLGPALERACVAAPTVGQAMRRGAKPRDLLTVSQWADRNRWLQSGTNAPGRWNTDLTPYLREVMDSLSEHSAVRWVTFIKSSGVGGTEAGNNWIGYVMHHLGNQDMLVVMPTLELRDRSFNPRLAKMIDETPVLSALVSRAKRDKSNRADLLEYAARARIVKAGANSPDSLRSDHLPYVLCDEVAAFPWDVGGEGDPMTLIDNRQRTYTRAKTFLVSTPTRSQHDRIYHMWLRSDQRRFHVQCPHCGELQHLEFTAYDSPGAVHGLKWQLDPPVDDESTPQVARAYYICKANGCVLEEHARTALLASGRWIAARPHIKLHRGYHINALYAPIGLGLDWKTIAQKWLNAQGDTAELKAFVNTFLGWIWEEPGDSIEGISLISRREQYERGTIRYAIVVAGVDVQKDRLECSIVAFGTSEEAWLLDHVILPGDTAKPEVWEQLGNLLQDEGVEFACIDSGYNASMVYEFCKSRAWCMPIKGVPGLHRPLVEDERRRRQRMRTRRKRGVAVEPLGVDQGKALLYARLRQQEPGPGYIHFPIDSAFDEEYFAQLAAEKLVTKVRGTRPFQEWVQMRPRNETLDCLNYALAAVRLSGRDLTKLKEIQPLKPQPKPVKVAAKPRGIASDDWSNRL; encoded by the coding sequence ATGACCAGCCTCGCAGATATCCAGCTCGAATCCGCCAAACTCGCGGCCAAACAAAAGCAAGACGAACTTACAGCAGCGCTGGCCGGCAGCATTGCCCTCAGTGATCTGGCGCCGATCACCGCGGCCGCGCGGCAGGTGATGCTGGATTTGCTGGACCGCCTTGCAGACCGCATGGTCGAGGCCACGGCCGGTGAGCGCGACGAAACTCGTCTGCACTACCTGATGAGCGAGTCCGCGCGTGTTGCTCTGATGGATCTGGGGCCAGCGCTGGAGCGCGCCTGTGTGGCCGCACCGACCGTGGGCCAAGCCATGCGCCGCGGCGCCAAGCCGCGTGATCTGCTCACCGTCAGCCAATGGGCCGATCGCAACCGCTGGTTGCAGTCCGGCACCAACGCCCCAGGGCGCTGGAATACTGACCTGACCCCGTACCTGCGCGAGGTGATGGACAGCCTGTCGGAGCACAGCGCCGTGCGCTGGGTCACCTTCATCAAGTCCTCCGGCGTGGGCGGCACCGAGGCCGGCAACAACTGGATCGGTTACGTCATGCACCACCTGGGCAACCAGGACATGCTGGTGGTGATGCCGACGTTGGAGCTGCGGGATCGATCATTCAACCCGCGCTTGGCCAAGATGATCGACGAAACGCCGGTCCTCTCCGCGCTGGTGAGCCGCGCCAAGCGCGATAAATCCAACCGGGCCGACCTGCTGGAATACGCCGCCCGCGCCCGGATCGTCAAAGCCGGGGCCAACAGCCCCGATTCGCTGCGCTCTGACCATTTGCCCTACGTGCTGTGCGACGAAGTGGCCGCGTTCCCGTGGGACGTGGGCGGCGAGGGTGACCCGATGACGCTGATCGACAATCGTCAGCGTACCTACACCCGGGCCAAGACGTTCCTGGTGTCCACCCCGACCCGCTCGCAGCACGACCGCATCTACCACATGTGGTTGCGTTCCGATCAGCGGCGCTTCCATGTTCAATGCCCGCATTGTGGCGAACTGCAGCACCTTGAGTTCACCGCTTACGACAGCCCAGGCGCAGTCCATGGGCTGAAATGGCAGCTGGACCCCCCGGTGGATGACGAATCGACCCCCCAGGTGGCGCGCGCCTATTACATATGCAAGGCCAACGGCTGCGTGCTCGAGGAGCACGCCCGTACGGCATTGCTCGCATCCGGCCGGTGGATTGCGGCCCGCCCGCATATCAAGCTGCACCGCGGATACCACATCAACGCCCTCTATGCCCCGATCGGCCTCGGGCTGGACTGGAAAACCATCGCCCAGAAGTGGCTCAACGCCCAGGGCGACACCGCTGAGCTGAAGGCATTCGTCAACACCTTCCTGGGCTGGATCTGGGAAGAGCCGGGCGACAGCATCGAAGGCATCAGCCTGATTTCACGGCGCGAGCAATACGAACGCGGCACGATCCGATACGCCATCGTCGTCGCTGGCGTGGACGTCCAGAAAGACCGGCTGGAATGCAGCATCGTCGCCTTCGGCACGAGCGAGGAAGCCTGGCTGCTCGATCACGTCATTCTCCCGGGGGACACGGCCAAGCCCGAGGTATGGGAGCAATTGGGCAACCTGCTGCAGGATGAAGGCGTCGAATTCGCCTGCATCGACTCCGGCTACAACGCCAGCATGGTCTACGAGTTTTGCAAGTCGCGCGCGTGGTGCATGCCCATCAAGGGGGTGCCTGGGCTGCATCGCCCGCTGGTCGAAGACGAGCGCCGCCGGCGCCAGCGCATGCGGACCCGGCGCAAGCGTGGCGTGGCGGTCGAGCCCCTCGGCGTCGATCAGGGCAAAGCCCTGCTGTATGCCCGGCTGCGGCAACAAGAGCCCGGCCCCGGCTACATCCATTTCCCGATTGATTCTGCATTCGACGAGGAATATTTCGCACAGCTCGCCGCCGAAAAGCTGGTGACCAAGGTCCGGGGCACCCGCCCGTTCCAGGAGTGGGTGCAGATGCGCCCGCGCAACGAAACCCTGGACTGCCTCAACTATGCTCTCGCCGCTGTACGCCTGTCCGGGCGCGATCTGACCAAACTGAAAGAAATCCAGCCGCTGAAGCCGCAGCCCAAACCGGTCAAGGTCGCCGCAAAGCCGCGAGGCATTGCCAGCGATGACTGGAGCAATCGCCTGTGA
- a CDS encoding Mor transcription activator family protein: MDWSVRNDPPDCTPPHETDYHALQLHHELTQILRDEAGYSAQAAQTLAAALVRGMRKRIGGQEFYVPAVDKRERDAAIRREFNGLNRKEICRKFGISKSRLYAIVGRQKP, from the coding sequence TTGGACTGGAGCGTCCGCAACGACCCGCCGGACTGCACCCCACCGCATGAAACCGACTACCATGCCCTGCAGCTGCACCACGAGCTGACCCAGATACTCCGGGATGAAGCGGGCTACAGTGCGCAGGCCGCGCAGACTCTCGCCGCAGCCCTGGTGCGCGGCATGCGCAAACGCATCGGCGGCCAGGAATTCTACGTGCCGGCGGTGGACAAACGCGAACGCGACGCCGCAATCCGCCGCGAATTCAACGGGCTGAACCGAAAGGAAATTTGCCGTAAATTTGGGATTTCAAAATCGCGACTGTATGCAATTGTCGGACGGCAGAAGCCGTAG
- a CDS encoding helix-turn-helix domain-containing protein: protein MTGITAYVPSGQLLELTTMSTQQLRGELAKILQVSAKQLIYLAAVWAELERRGEDMSELRSGMGQYLPMIAAGTIDAEAVVRHAGNKTLLKALATLPASQQRALVADGHIRVIEMGAGGEPVERLLPLGSLRSAEVKRLIRGGRVLSADEQRAELPDPVTPSTNWWHIDHDAGHLVVGRTRRIPLADIMQAISSSRGRFSPAERALIREMYQQGETLSEITRKTGRSYLSVRRVLQRDGLSMPERSDMYTSEEDQLIRDLYSTETADAIAARLQRTPGAIRARIRQLGLRKPRKATAEQM, encoded by the coding sequence ATGACAGGCATTACTGCATACGTGCCCAGCGGGCAGCTGTTGGAACTGACCACGATGTCCACCCAGCAGCTGCGCGGCGAGCTGGCGAAAATTCTGCAGGTGTCGGCCAAACAGTTGATCTATTTGGCTGCGGTCTGGGCTGAGTTGGAGCGCCGCGGCGAGGATATGTCCGAACTGCGCAGCGGGATGGGGCAGTACCTCCCCATGATCGCAGCCGGAACCATTGACGCCGAGGCAGTGGTACGCCACGCCGGCAATAAAACCCTGCTCAAGGCCCTGGCTACCCTGCCAGCATCGCAACAGCGGGCTTTGGTGGCCGACGGCCATATTCGTGTGATCGAGATGGGCGCAGGCGGTGAGCCAGTCGAGCGCCTGCTCCCGCTGGGCAGTCTGCGATCGGCAGAGGTCAAGCGCCTGATCCGAGGCGGGCGTGTACTGAGCGCAGACGAGCAGCGCGCGGAGCTGCCTGACCCTGTGACGCCGTCGACCAACTGGTGGCATATCGATCACGACGCCGGCCATTTGGTGGTGGGTCGCACCCGGCGCATCCCGCTCGCCGACATCATGCAAGCGATATCGAGCAGTCGTGGCAGATTCTCGCCGGCGGAAAGGGCGTTGATCAGAGAGATGTACCAGCAAGGCGAAACGCTGAGCGAGATCACCCGCAAAACGGGGAGGTCATATCTCTCAGTCCGCCGGGTGTTGCAGCGGGATGGCCTGTCCATGCCTGAGCGGAGCGATATGTACACTAGCGAGGAGGATCAGCTCATTCGGGATCTCTACTCCACCGAGACGGCTGACGCCATTGCGGCGCGGCTGCAACGGACGCCTGGTGCGATCAGGGCGCGTATCCGCCAACTGGGCCTGCGAAAGCCGAGAAAGGCTACCGCCGAGCAGATGTGA
- a CDS encoding helix-turn-helix transcriptional regulator, whose product MTPQHLADWRQRMGWTQQQAADALGVGRNTYISMESGRSYNTGRPLVIDRRTALACAALAEGLTPIGEI is encoded by the coding sequence ATGACACCGCAGCACCTCGCCGATTGGCGTCAGCGCATGGGCTGGACCCAGCAACAGGCCGCAGATGCGCTCGGCGTCGGCCGCAACACCTACATCAGCATGGAGTCTGGGCGGAGCTATAACACCGGCCGGCCGCTTGTGATCGACCGGCGTACTGCTTTGGCATGCGCCGCGCTGGCTGAAGGGCTGACACCGATTGGCGAAATCTAG
- a CDS encoding phage portal protein: MNLLDRLIAWGAPERAIRRQMARKVLAHYDAIDKSAPRTRRVRRDTASPDMIVQRSASELRAYVRDLERNHDLTRGALRVLVNNIVGATGIGIEPQPRRTDGTIHQDYAAALRTAWQDWCRRPEVTHSYTWPQAQRMLARAWIRDGESFAQHLIGPIASLDHGTQVPYSLELFEADMIPLDYDDGDRIRQGIERNGWGRAVGYWVYRDHPLQFGTYPSRQYLRRIGAERMLHIATTDRIGQLRGVSEFASVLTRLDDIKDYEESERIAAKVAAMLTAYVKRGTPDMHDPESTARDEDGNPIPRELRLSPGMILDSLAVGEEIGMIKSDRPNPNLITFRQGQLRAVAAGIGASYSSVSRDYNGTYSAQRQELVEQWVHYATLADEFVSQCVRPVWEQFVQVAHLSGVARVPRDVVPGSVDDCLYIAQSMPWIDPLKEALAWEKLCQAGFASEVEAIRRRGGNPADVLEQIATWRERASERGLHFSSAAPPPPAPATAQEDDADE, from the coding sequence ATGAATCTCCTCGATCGGCTCATCGCCTGGGGCGCGCCGGAGCGCGCTATCCGGCGCCAAATGGCACGCAAGGTGTTGGCGCACTACGACGCCATCGACAAATCCGCGCCCCGTACCCGGCGGGTACGCCGCGATACGGCCAGCCCCGATATGATCGTGCAGCGCAGCGCAAGCGAGCTGCGCGCGTACGTCCGCGACCTGGAGCGCAACCACGACCTGACCCGTGGTGCGCTACGGGTGCTGGTCAACAACATCGTCGGCGCCACCGGTATCGGTATCGAGCCGCAACCCCGGCGCACTGACGGTACCATCCACCAGGACTACGCCGCAGCGCTGCGCACGGCGTGGCAGGACTGGTGCCGCCGGCCCGAGGTGACCCACAGCTACACCTGGCCGCAGGCACAGCGGATGCTGGCGCGCGCGTGGATCAGGGATGGTGAGTCGTTTGCACAGCACTTGATTGGCCCCATCGCCAGCCTCGATCACGGTACCCAGGTGCCGTATTCGCTGGAGCTGTTCGAGGCCGACATGATCCCCCTCGACTACGACGATGGCGATCGTATCCGCCAGGGGATTGAGCGCAATGGCTGGGGCAGGGCGGTCGGCTACTGGGTCTACCGCGACCATCCATTGCAATTCGGCACCTACCCCAGCCGGCAATACCTGCGCCGCATCGGCGCCGAGCGCATGCTGCATATCGCCACCACCGATCGCATTGGGCAGTTGCGCGGCGTGTCCGAGTTTGCCAGCGTGCTCACCCGCCTGGACGACATCAAAGATTACGAGGAGTCCGAGCGGATCGCAGCCAAGGTGGCCGCCATGCTCACCGCCTACGTCAAGCGCGGCACGCCGGACATGCACGATCCGGAATCGACAGCGCGCGACGAAGACGGCAACCCGATACCGCGCGAGTTGCGCCTGTCGCCGGGGATGATCCTGGATTCGCTGGCAGTGGGTGAGGAAATCGGGATGATCAAATCCGATCGCCCGAACCCCAACCTGATCACGTTCCGCCAGGGGCAGTTGCGCGCCGTCGCCGCCGGCATCGGCGCCAGCTACAGCAGCGTCAGCCGTGACTACAACGGCACGTACTCTGCGCAGCGCCAGGAGCTGGTGGAGCAGTGGGTCCACTACGCAACTCTCGCCGACGAATTCGTATCGCAATGCGTACGGCCGGTCTGGGAGCAGTTCGTGCAGGTCGCGCACCTTTCGGGTGTCGCGCGCGTGCCGCGGGACGTGGTGCCGGGCAGTGTGGACGACTGCCTTTACATCGCCCAGTCCATGCCCTGGATCGATCCGCTGAAAGAGGCGCTGGCCTGGGAAAAACTCTGCCAAGCCGGTTTTGCCAGCGAAGTGGAAGCGATCCGCCGCCGCGGCGGCAATCCGGCCGACGTGCTGGAGCAGATTGCCACCTGGCGTGAGCGCGCGTCCGAGCGCGGGCTGCACTTCAGCAGCGCGGCGCCGCCACCGCCTGCACCGGCCACCGCGCAGGAGGACGACGCGGACGAATAG